The following are encoded in a window of Ignicoccus islandicus DSM 13165 genomic DNA:
- a CDS encoding tRNA(Met) cytidine acetyltransferase TmcA, whose protein sequence is MEAFLDKLKEDLENAIEGRHRRLVVLSGNDPQKLGEALSKVLLLYDKLREEKGLGEGKVLYVFHDEFPEARQIKDVAKGSVKENAKKIKLEIRVYEESNKLLGTTYQGIVLDLTRDLKPNDVGRLVEVVEGGSPVILLVPTWEEWDEWETIFKKNLCVPQYPQPRHVFITWFKRKILEHPSHVYHVDKDKKVKQELFESPKYKKKELEIPKEIRFPKKLYALALTQDQVEVIHSMEWMLGRKKKHRVLVITADRGRGKSGALGIALAGFVQAFSKSKSGFVKVIVTSGDPFGVQTLFKLLMKAAETIGMKAKKIERDGTIYEVHGESWSVEYWPPLKAAEKNADLVVVDEAAGVPVPVLHKIWRNHKRSVYATTIHGYEGAGRGFNVRFLPTLLNDKGTEIKHVKMDEPIRYAPGDPVERWLYDVLLLDAEPAKLDEEDLKAIEEGRLKYLRLDPKWLFSKEGEDLLRNLFGIYVLAHYRNEPDDLGMIADAPHHSVRAVATDTGKVVGALQLAEEGPIPEDMIDDLLRGGKIPGNIIPDRFLKHLRVRDFAFTRGWRVVRIATHPEVQGKGIGTFALAKASEEAKERGYDWIASGFGVTEKLLKFWIRSGFLPVHMSPDRNPTSGEFTILVAKPLTPKLKWMILEANRLFRRKVLLSLHLNYRTLEWDAAKLILETDPIPINPSLRKPKLHPVDVDRLWIYSYGPMTFEAASDLIYRLAITYWSQPRKWRPEIDEDTKITLITKVLQGRDWEEVEEETKIKFRKQVAVLKEFGRRCLRTYWNIEKEGGTGVSNENVEYFVSRYGKKVFDIE, encoded by the coding sequence ATGGAAGCTTTCCTGGACAAATTGAAGGAAGACTTGGAGAACGCAATAGAAGGAAGGCACAGGAGACTCGTAGTTCTCTCGGGTAACGATCCCCAGAAGTTAGGAGAGGCCCTTTCGAAAGTTCTTCTCTTATACGATAAATTGAGGGAAGAGAAGGGACTTGGTGAAGGTAAGGTCCTATACGTATTTCACGATGAGTTTCCCGAGGCTCGTCAAATAAAGGACGTGGCGAAGGGTAGCGTAAAGGAGAACGCAAAGAAAATCAAACTCGAAATAAGGGTCTACGAGGAGTCAAACAAGCTCCTCGGTACCACTTATCAAGGCATAGTGCTTGACCTTACAAGGGACTTAAAGCCCAATGACGTGGGAAGGCTAGTCGAGGTCGTTGAGGGCGGCTCTCCAGTAATACTTCTCGTACCGACATGGGAAGAGTGGGACGAATGGGAGACTATATTTAAAAAGAACTTATGCGTACCGCAGTATCCTCAACCCAGGCACGTCTTCATAACTTGGTTCAAGAGGAAGATACTAGAGCACCCATCTCACGTGTACCACGTAGATAAGGACAAGAAGGTAAAGCAAGAACTCTTCGAAAGTCCTAAGTATAAGAAGAAGGAATTAGAGATACCCAAGGAAATAAGGTTCCCTAAGAAGTTGTATGCTTTGGCTCTCACCCAAGACCAAGTCGAAGTGATACATTCGATGGAGTGGATGTTGGGAAGGAAGAAGAAGCACAGGGTGCTCGTAATCACTGCTGATAGAGGTAGAGGCAAGAGCGGTGCCCTCGGGATAGCGTTAGCAGGCTTCGTTCAAGCCTTCAGTAAATCGAAGAGCGGTTTCGTGAAGGTAATAGTAACAAGTGGCGACCCCTTCGGCGTTCAAACGCTATTCAAGCTCCTAATGAAGGCAGCTGAAACCATTGGTATGAAGGCAAAGAAGATAGAAAGGGACGGGACGATATACGAGGTTCACGGCGAGAGTTGGAGCGTAGAGTACTGGCCTCCATTGAAGGCTGCGGAGAAGAACGCTGACCTAGTCGTAGTAGACGAGGCAGCTGGCGTTCCGGTTCCAGTCCTTCACAAGATTTGGAGGAATCACAAGAGAAGCGTTTACGCGACTACAATTCACGGCTACGAAGGGGCTGGTAGAGGGTTCAACGTAAGGTTCTTACCAACTCTACTTAACGATAAAGGTACCGAAATAAAGCACGTGAAGATGGATGAGCCCATAAGGTACGCTCCCGGAGATCCCGTAGAGAGATGGCTCTACGACGTATTGCTACTAGACGCAGAGCCAGCTAAGCTAGACGAGGAGGACCTTAAAGCGATCGAGGAGGGGAGACTGAAGTACTTGAGGTTGGATCCGAAGTGGTTGTTTTCGAAGGAAGGGGAGGACCTCCTCAGGAACTTGTTCGGAATATACGTTCTAGCTCACTATAGGAACGAACCCGATGACTTGGGAATGATAGCCGATGCCCCTCACCACAGCGTTAGAGCTGTCGCGACCGATACTGGAAAGGTCGTTGGGGCTCTCCAGCTCGCAGAGGAGGGCCCCATTCCCGAGGACATGATAGACGATTTACTTAGAGGCGGTAAGATTCCCGGCAACATCATTCCAGATAGATTCCTCAAGCACCTAAGGGTTCGGGACTTCGCCTTCACGAGGGGTTGGAGGGTAGTTAGGATCGCGACCCATCCGGAAGTCCAAGGTAAGGGGATAGGTACGTTCGCCTTGGCTAAGGCGAGCGAAGAGGCGAAGGAAAGGGGATACGATTGGATAGCCTCTGGCTTCGGCGTTACAGAGAAGCTCTTGAAGTTCTGGATTAGGTCGGGTTTCCTACCGGTTCACATGAGCCCCGATAGGAACCCAACGAGCGGTGAGTTCACAATACTAGTTGCCAAACCTCTGACGCCGAAGCTGAAATGGATGATCTTGGAAGCGAACAGGCTTTTCAGAAGGAAGGTCTTGCTTTCGCTTCACTTAAATTACAGGACGTTGGAATGGGACGCAGCCAAACTAATATTGGAGACGGACCCCATACCAATTAACCCGAGTCTGAGGAAACCGAAGCTTCATCCAGTCGATGTAGATAGGTTGTGGATCTATTCCTACGGCCCAATGACTTTCGAAGCCGCTAGCGACCTGATATACCGCCTAGCAATAACGTACTGGTCGCAACCGCGCAAATGGAGGCCGGAAATAGACGAGGACACTAAGATCACTTTAATAACTAAGGTTCTTCAAGGAAGAGATTGGGAGGAAGTGGAAGAGGAGACGAAAATAAAGTTTAGGAAGCAAGTGGCCGTCTTGAAGGAATTCGGGAGAAGGTGCTTGAGAACGTATTGGAACATAGAAAAGGAAGGCGGAACTGGTGTATCCAATGAGAACGTGGAGTACTTCGTAAGTAGGTACGGTAAGAAGGTATTCGACATAGAGTAA
- a CDS encoding NOB1 family endonuclease: MLKPKGNKFVHDTGSLLAGTPSLLIGENYTTPLNLKEVRDKESKNFLSIYIEKLKVVEPEAKFLRIVKEKSEELGENLSDADVAVLALALQLRATLLSDDYGVLNVASELGIPWKTVRTKGISERRKWVWYCPNCGRTFERHLRECPACGSPLRRRSISFGGPRDR, encoded by the coding sequence TTGCTTAAACCTAAGGGAAATAAGTTCGTACACGATACTGGATCCCTCTTAGCGGGAACGCCATCTCTGCTTATCGGTGAGAACTATACAACTCCATTGAACTTGAAGGAGGTTAGGGATAAGGAGAGCAAGAACTTCCTCTCTATCTATATTGAAAAGTTAAAGGTCGTTGAACCCGAGGCGAAGTTTCTAAGAATAGTAAAGGAGAAGTCCGAAGAGTTGGGAGAAAACCTCTCAGATGCGGACGTGGCCGTCTTAGCCCTCGCCCTCCAATTAAGAGCAACGCTTCTGAGCGACGATTACGGCGTCTTAAACGTAGCCTCGGAGCTCGGAATACCTTGGAAGACCGTTAGGACCAAGGGTATAAGCGAAAGGAGGAAGTGGGTGTGGTACTGCCCTAATTGCGGTAGGACTTTCGAGAGGCATCTAAGGGAATGCCCGGCGTGCGGCTCCCCCTTACGGAGGAGATCGATTAGTTTCGGCGGTCCGAGAGATCGTTAA
- a CDS encoding metal-dependent hydrolase, which translates to MNKLKFKLTYLGHSAFHVEYNGKGIVIDPWIENPLSPMSLDQFLDKFPVDLVVITHAHEDHIGNAEEIMRRTGAKFFAIHEIFVDLTKKGFEGVGANIGGPANLSSIVPGLSIAMTPATHSSYDKGVPTGVILFFDGEAGLYHAGDTGLFAEMQFIGELYAPKVALLPIGGHYTMDITQAVYATKMLKPKVVVPMHYDTFPPIKADPNEFKKRVESEGLAQVRVMRPGETEVFEF; encoded by the coding sequence ATGAATAAGTTGAAGTTCAAGCTAACGTACCTAGGCCACTCCGCCTTTCACGTAGAGTATAACGGTAAGGGAATAGTTATTGATCCATGGATTGAGAACCCCCTCTCGCCCATGTCCTTAGACCAGTTCTTAGATAAGTTCCCAGTGGACCTAGTAGTTATAACTCACGCGCACGAGGACCACATTGGTAACGCCGAGGAAATTATGAGGAGGACCGGTGCTAAGTTCTTCGCAATCCACGAGATATTTGTGGATCTAACTAAGAAGGGCTTTGAAGGGGTAGGAGCTAATATCGGCGGACCAGCGAACTTGAGTTCAATAGTACCGGGACTATCCATTGCAATGACGCCGGCAACGCACTCGAGCTACGATAAAGGCGTTCCAACGGGAGTCATCTTGTTCTTCGATGGCGAAGCGGGACTCTACCACGCAGGCGACACGGGCCTGTTCGCGGAGATGCAGTTCATAGGAGAACTATACGCGCCCAAGGTGGCGCTCTTACCCATTGGAGGCCACTATACGATGGACATAACTCAAGCCGTCTACGCAACTAAGATGCTCAAGCCTAAGGTCGTAGTGCCCATGCACTACGACACGTTCCCGCCAATAAAGGCCGATCCGAACGAGTTCAAGAAGAGGGTCGAAAGCGAAGGTTTGGCTCAAGTAAGGGTAATGAGACCGGGAGAAACAGAGGTATTCGAGTTTTGA
- a CDS encoding NTP transferase domain-containing protein, with product MIAILAGGKGKRYGKDKLNELIDGRRVIERLLSEFPQATLITTSEERCKLYSAIRCVIDNGEGPAEAMRSLSGTVTFIPGDMPFVTKEMVEKLVSYKNVFKADVAVPIHADGFMESLFISVNLDALDLEKVKRKLGRPLRATDFIRFANRRIFVGSKLISRFPVNFAHLNTPLDLRIRYSKSPLGEELLVLNSPFEPCESIEEELKTYRKLGLVQLETHARRDLEVCNQIYTSSTTQARRLD from the coding sequence TTGATAGCGATTCTGGCGGGGGGTAAGGGGAAGAGGTACGGTAAAGATAAGCTCAACGAGCTGATAGATGGCAGAAGGGTAATAGAGAGGCTCCTCTCGGAGTTCCCTCAAGCAACGCTCATTACTACCTCGGAAGAAAGGTGCAAGCTGTACTCCGCGATCCGTTGCGTCATAGATAACGGAGAGGGTCCGGCCGAAGCAATGAGGTCCTTGAGCGGAACGGTAACGTTCATACCCGGAGACATGCCCTTTGTTACGAAGGAAATGGTGGAGAAATTAGTTTCCTATAAGAACGTCTTCAAAGCGGACGTGGCCGTCCCAATACACGCGGACGGGTTCATGGAATCGCTCTTCATTTCAGTTAACTTGGATGCTTTAGACTTAGAGAAGGTGAAAAGGAAGTTGGGTAGGCCACTGAGGGCTACGGACTTTATCAGATTCGCTAATAGGCGCATCTTCGTTGGCTCGAAGCTCATCTCGCGCTTTCCAGTAAACTTTGCGCACCTTAATACGCCCCTCGATTTAAGGATTAGGTATTCCAAGTCTCCTTTAGGAGAGGAACTCCTCGTTCTAAACTCTCCATTTGAGCCGTGTGAAAGCATAGAGGAAGAACTGAAGACCTATAGGAAATTGGGTTTGGTTCAATTAGAGACCCATGCAAGGAGAGATTTAGAGGTATGCAACCAAATATATACTTCTAGTACTACCCAAGCTAGGCGTCTGGATTGA
- the ilvD gene encoding dihydroxy-acid dehydratase encodes MRRSEIFLRPEYAPHRALWKASGLIEEELKRPLIGIANAWNEIVPGHVHLDKVAEAVKAGVRMAGGTPLEFGTIAVCDGIAMGHEGMRYSLPSREVIADTVEIMVEAHRLDAVVMVTNCDKITPGFLLAAARLEVPVILINGGPMMPGSYDHQRIDFKDLMERMNVLIKEGRTEELKKLEESALPGPGSCAGLFTANTMNMLSEAMGMMLPGASTVPATEARRIWYAKWTGMRIVKMIEEGLTPDKILTRKALENAIAVDMALGGSTNSVLHLEALAYELGIDLPLEVFDEISRKVPHIASISPAGKHFVVDLDRAGGIPAILKELGLKGLIHKDALTVTGKTVWENVRNAQVLDREVIRPLDDPYHPFGGLAILKGSLAPRGAVVKASAVDRKLWKFKGVARVFDGEEKAVEAIRSGRIEPGSVIVIRYEGPKGGPGMREMLTATAAVMALGLGESVALVTDGRFSGATRGPAIGHVSPEAAEGGPIALVRDGDEIVIDIENRKLDLLVDEKELEERRKEWKPLKKPLRRGVLRRYAKMALSADKGGALEY; translated from the coding sequence TTGAGAAGGAGCGAGATATTTCTGAGGCCTGAATACGCGCCCCACAGGGCTCTCTGGAAGGCGTCCGGTTTAATAGAAGAAGAACTCAAGAGGCCTCTTATTGGAATTGCAAACGCGTGGAACGAAATAGTTCCCGGTCACGTTCACTTGGACAAAGTAGCGGAAGCCGTCAAGGCCGGTGTAAGAATGGCCGGTGGTACCCCCTTAGAGTTCGGTACCATAGCGGTCTGCGATGGAATAGCGATGGGTCACGAAGGAATGCGTTACTCGCTTCCTTCGAGGGAAGTGATAGCAGATACCGTCGAAATAATGGTTGAAGCTCATAGGTTGGATGCAGTCGTAATGGTGACCAACTGCGACAAGATAACGCCGGGGTTCTTGCTGGCAGCTGCTAGGCTCGAGGTACCAGTTATACTCATAAACGGAGGACCAATGATGCCCGGAAGTTACGATCACCAAAGGATAGACTTCAAGGACTTAATGGAAAGAATGAACGTCTTGATAAAGGAAGGGAGAACAGAAGAGCTGAAGAAGTTAGAGGAGAGTGCGCTACCGGGTCCGGGGAGCTGCGCGGGCCTCTTCACTGCCAATACAATGAACATGCTAAGTGAGGCCATGGGTATGATGCTACCTGGGGCCTCCACAGTTCCAGCTACTGAAGCTAGGAGAATATGGTACGCCAAATGGACGGGCATGAGAATAGTGAAAATGATCGAAGAGGGTCTTACACCCGATAAGATACTCACTAGAAAGGCCCTAGAGAACGCTATAGCAGTTGATATGGCCCTGGGCGGTTCCACGAACTCCGTACTTCACTTGGAAGCACTAGCCTACGAACTGGGAATAGACTTACCTTTAGAGGTGTTTGACGAGATCAGTAGGAAGGTACCCCATATAGCTTCCATATCGCCAGCAGGGAAGCACTTCGTTGTAGACTTGGATAGAGCCGGTGGAATTCCAGCGATATTAAAGGAACTCGGACTAAAGGGCTTGATACACAAGGACGCGTTAACTGTTACAGGCAAGACCGTTTGGGAGAACGTAAGGAACGCCCAAGTGTTAGATAGGGAAGTCATAAGACCCTTGGACGACCCGTACCATCCGTTCGGAGGCTTAGCCATTCTAAAGGGTTCCTTAGCTCCGAGGGGCGCCGTAGTGAAGGCCTCCGCAGTCGACAGGAAGCTGTGGAAGTTCAAGGGAGTAGCTAGAGTATTTGATGGCGAAGAGAAGGCGGTAGAGGCCATAAGATCTGGTAGGATCGAACCGGGAAGCGTGATCGTAATTCGCTACGAGGGACCCAAGGGAGGTCCCGGCATGAGGGAAATGTTGACTGCCACTGCAGCAGTAATGGCGCTCGGTCTCGGAGAAAGCGTTGCGCTCGTTACGGACGGTAGGTTCTCTGGGGCCACGAGAGGTCCGGCAATAGGTCACGTATCGCCGGAGGCGGCCGAAGGAGGTCCGATAGCTCTAGTTAGGGACGGCGACGAAATCGTGATAGATATAGAGAACAGGAAACTCGACTTACTGGTCGACGAGAAGGAACTGGAGGAAAGGAGGAAGGAGTGGAAGCCTCTCAAGAAGCCACTAAGGAGGGGAGTGTTGAGGAGGTACGCGAAAATGGCGTTAAGCGCTGATAAAGGAGGAGCTTTGGAATATTGA
- the rpl12p gene encoding 50S ribosomal protein P1, with protein sequence MEYIYASLLLHSAGKEITEEAIKKVLEAAGVQVDETRVKALVAALKEVNIDEVLKSAALPVAAAPVAAPAAAPAAEEKKEEKEEEEEKKEEVSEEELSAGLGALFG encoded by the coding sequence ATGGAGTACATATACGCTTCCCTCTTGCTCCATAGCGCCGGTAAGGAGATAACCGAGGAGGCAATAAAGAAGGTCCTAGAGGCGGCAGGAGTTCAAGTGGACGAGACCAGGGTAAAGGCATTGGTAGCCGCCTTGAAGGAAGTGAACATTGACGAGGTATTGAAGAGCGCGGCCTTGCCAGTGGCTGCAGCTCCAGTAGCCGCCCCGGCAGCTGCTCCGGCTGCTGAGGAGAAGAAGGAAGAGAAGGAGGAAGAGGAAGAGAAGAAGGAGGAAGTGAGCGAGGAGGAGCTCTCAGCCGGCTTGGGAGCCCTCTTCGGTTAA
- a CDS encoding GTP cyclohydrolase IIa: MHKVMVAILKGYREWTEELGSDREWKIQLVQASIEKIASEEAAKCNSFYVPHRKDVLIFLANGVEEECLREVISKIEKVSPVPVETSIGCGSTPLSALRGESRKCEGSDVAVVHIDLNYFSKDEIYSAYVRAMNNYSTLLNLFLGVGGIGAYLGGDNFVFFIDPKDLHIIDEVKMILKDAKIGVGIGKNPREALSKAASSLKFLRENRNLRSYLIQ, encoded by the coding sequence ATGCACAAGGTAATGGTAGCGATATTGAAGGGGTATCGCGAATGGACGGAGGAACTCGGGAGCGATAGGGAGTGGAAAATTCAATTAGTTCAAGCATCGATCGAGAAGATTGCAAGTGAAGAAGCAGCGAAGTGTAACTCGTTCTACGTTCCGCACAGAAAGGACGTTCTGATCTTTCTAGCAAACGGTGTAGAAGAAGAGTGCTTAAGAGAAGTAATTAGTAAAATAGAGAAGGTATCGCCCGTTCCCGTTGAAACCAGTATAGGGTGTGGTTCCACTCCCTTGAGCGCTCTGAGAGGCGAATCGAGGAAGTGCGAAGGCAGCGACGTCGCCGTAGTTCATATAGACTTAAACTACTTCTCCAAAGACGAGATCTACTCAGCATACGTAAGGGCAATGAACAACTACTCCACCCTCTTAAACCTTTTCTTAGGGGTAGGTGGTATTGGGGCTTACTTAGGCGGGGATAACTTCGTCTTCTTCATTGACCCTAAGGACTTACATATAATAGATGAGGTTAAAATGATTTTAAAGGACGCCAAGATCGGAGTGGGTATAGGCAAAAACCCAAGGGAAGCTCTATCTAAGGCGGCGTCTTCTCTAAAGTTTCTTAGAGAGAATAGAAATCTGAGGTCCTATTTAATACAGTAA
- a CDS encoding amidohydrolase family protein: MNVRVPYALVGEDLELVEEVTIILNNQGIEAIEEGWDSKGILVNALAMPSLFNAHIHLGDSVILERWINKELSDIVDPRKGLKIRAFEKVKDEQMIKSMSQTLGLLKLIGVFGVSDFREEGYKGVKKGLSAAERANFEGYLPFARASSLEEGLKVLKISHGLGLPEPTYPDPNIARKLSEIFKNAGKPVGTHVAEVGGREELYQAFELGVDFVVHGVNLELEDFEELRKRNVAIVFCTRANNWFKLEPKLKYAIEADVKFLIGTDNVAWTKPDLWREMELISIKLRKDGLFDEEIAKRILKASTVWAQDVMKVPWRIPLEKGSDGFFLLLDIERLGFENSPNKYSVIVKRGGPETIVGYIIRGQFHQKVMC; the protein is encoded by the coding sequence TTGAACGTAAGGGTACCTTACGCTTTAGTGGGCGAGGACCTAGAACTAGTAGAGGAAGTCACAATAATTCTCAATAATCAAGGGATTGAGGCAATAGAAGAGGGTTGGGACTCGAAAGGGATACTGGTGAACGCGCTTGCTATGCCATCTCTATTTAACGCTCACATCCACTTGGGCGATTCCGTTATCTTGGAAAGGTGGATAAACAAGGAGCTAAGCGATATAGTAGACCCAAGGAAGGGTTTGAAGATAAGAGCGTTTGAAAAGGTTAAGGACGAACAAATGATAAAGTCAATGAGCCAGACATTGGGTTTACTGAAGTTAATTGGAGTGTTTGGGGTTAGCGACTTCCGTGAAGAAGGTTACAAGGGCGTTAAGAAGGGGCTGAGCGCGGCCGAAAGGGCGAACTTCGAAGGTTACTTACCATTCGCCAGGGCCTCTTCCTTGGAAGAGGGTCTTAAAGTGCTCAAGATATCCCACGGCCTCGGCTTGCCCGAGCCTACTTATCCAGACCCTAACATAGCTCGAAAGCTCTCGGAAATCTTCAAGAACGCCGGTAAACCTGTTGGAACGCACGTAGCTGAAGTAGGCGGTAGAGAGGAACTCTATCAAGCCTTCGAATTAGGAGTGGATTTCGTCGTGCATGGCGTAAACTTGGAACTAGAGGACTTTGAGGAACTCAGGAAGAGGAACGTAGCAATAGTATTTTGTACCAGAGCTAACAACTGGTTTAAATTAGAACCTAAATTGAAATACGCCATAGAGGCAGACGTGAAGTTCTTAATAGGGACCGATAACGTTGCTTGGACTAAACCAGACCTTTGGAGGGAAATGGAATTAATTTCGATAAAGCTTAGGAAAGACGGATTATTCGATGAAGAAATAGCGAAGAGGATACTAAAAGCGTCAACTGTCTGGGCGCAAGACGTGATGAAGGTTCCGTGGAGGATACCTTTAGAGAAGGGTTCAGACGGATTCTTCTTACTATTGGATATAGAGAGATTGGGTTTCGAGAACTCGCCTAATAAGTATTCAGTGATAGTGAAAAGAGGTGGACCCGAAACCATAGTTGGATACATAATACGGGGACAGTTCCATCAGAAGGTAATGTGTTGA
- a CDS encoding DUF2070 family protein, with the protein MKEILKYYKLLFTLPPNEAIFVSLLASYAVLGLKKELLVLALVQQAYFTILFYENRILNGRRLGFLYAVSNVLMLAKPELSVALYSMVSVLAIAHPLIEIVAILPLIPFFPKSLLALLPVWLVSTYGHVKGVMPLGIAWLRAWMGDDYVHLEEIVTKYGKKRIAKVLSLGPITFTDVHFGLMRYSMGTLFPYLLFVNGRIPHRLCGSHENNPANRWETFKLALKVAKGEEDSKNVIEVRKEEGEEIECLGLNGIKVIYHKNGADDLECGDYGVEIADPHNNEGEPVKAEVLEKELRNLKEIWKDECVFESVKEVQVNGKGLCWDKGILLNLSCERGTRSWLVVFGNNMRRGNRDELVREGLMEVSTLDDHTCAGFGRTKYEVSDVKSFEVLRNLSLSNSYRRREIEYLSMGDLIYKKEVRSNITNAIKLGVIGSFLTVVLSALV; encoded by the coding sequence TTGAAGGAGATATTAAAATACTATAAACTACTCTTTACCTTACCTCCAAACGAAGCGATATTCGTTTCGCTACTCGCAAGTTACGCGGTTCTAGGATTAAAGAAGGAACTCCTAGTCCTAGCGCTCGTACAACAAGCGTACTTCACAATACTGTTTTACGAAAACAGGATCCTGAACGGTAGGAGGTTGGGTTTTCTATATGCCGTTTCGAACGTTCTAATGTTAGCGAAACCGGAGCTATCTGTAGCTTTATATTCTATGGTGTCCGTCCTTGCAATAGCCCATCCGCTCATCGAGATCGTTGCAATACTTCCATTGATACCTTTCTTTCCTAAGTCTTTACTGGCCTTGCTACCGGTATGGTTAGTTTCAACGTACGGTCACGTCAAGGGGGTAATGCCTCTAGGGATAGCGTGGCTCCGGGCGTGGATGGGCGATGACTACGTTCACTTGGAGGAAATCGTAACGAAGTACGGAAAGAAAAGGATAGCTAAAGTATTAAGCCTGGGACCGATTACGTTTACGGACGTTCACTTCGGCTTAATGAGATATTCCATGGGAACGCTCTTCCCATATTTGTTATTCGTAAATGGAAGAATTCCTCACAGGCTTTGCGGATCTCACGAGAACAACCCGGCTAACAGATGGGAGACCTTCAAACTAGCTCTGAAGGTGGCGAAAGGTGAAGAAGACTCGAAGAACGTAATTGAAGTTAGGAAGGAAGAAGGTGAGGAAATAGAATGCTTAGGGCTAAACGGAATCAAAGTAATATACCACAAAAACGGCGCCGATGACCTAGAATGTGGGGACTACGGAGTAGAAATCGCTGATCCGCATAATAACGAAGGGGAGCCCGTAAAGGCTGAAGTACTCGAAAAGGAGCTCAGGAACCTTAAGGAAATTTGGAAAGACGAGTGCGTTTTCGAGAGCGTTAAGGAGGTTCAAGTGAATGGTAAAGGACTTTGCTGGGACAAGGGAATCTTGTTGAATTTGTCTTGTGAGAGAGGTACTAGGAGTTGGCTCGTAGTTTTCGGAAACAACATGAGAAGAGGTAATAGAGACGAGTTAGTTAGGGAGGGTCTCATGGAAGTATCCACTTTAGACGACCACACTTGCGCAGGGTTCGGTCGAACTAAGTACGAGGTTAGCGACGTTAAGTCATTCGAAGTACTTCGCAACTTAAGTCTCTCCAACAGTTATCGAAGACGGGAAATAGAGTACTTGAGCATGGGAGACCTCATATATAAGAAGGAAGTGAGGAGCAACATTACCAATGCGATAAAGTTGGGCGTAATAGGATCGTTCCTTACAGTTGTTTTAAGTGCCTTAGTATAA
- a CDS encoding MFS transporter encodes MSEIEKLEKMAVLLSLPGTALLVLLPLYIKDLGGSSELIGIASSVGPISFSIVRLIGGAATDMFGRKSTFLFGIALYTLGLLVLAIAPDANAVALGGSLSGAGAMIAMTSAIVMVADVAGFAEIYGRLTSKMALGGVIGAVVPFSLLYFFPEVVAFRASFLIYFLTSLYSTFKSLELRETKPPKAVISFEFTREWFIATVIGSLVSIASGMVTPFYPVFVASKFELNANDVMLTYIPSAISAIGSPRIAGMFDPLYTLVLFSAIGTIGSLTIVIGGLALAAIGLALVVGAVGGCTVAQDALVAKGCKRSCGFMIGLYAAVTQFFMGIGSLVAGIIYSYRGDLVFGTAAVALFLSTVLSATFLGLNALKGGTRSLFGHKTGH; translated from the coding sequence TTGAGCGAAATTGAAAAATTAGAGAAAATGGCAGTGTTGCTATCCCTTCCCGGAACGGCCTTACTAGTGTTACTACCATTGTACATAAAGGATCTAGGCGGTAGCAGCGAGCTAATAGGTATAGCGAGCAGCGTTGGCCCGATCTCCTTCTCTATTGTCAGGTTAATAGGAGGGGCTGCCACAGATATGTTTGGAAGGAAGAGCACGTTCTTATTTGGAATAGCCCTGTATACCCTCGGACTCCTAGTGTTAGCCATTGCGCCCGATGCCAACGCCGTGGCCCTAGGTGGTTCCCTCAGTGGAGCTGGAGCCATGATAGCGATGACTTCCGCAATAGTAATGGTTGCAGACGTTGCGGGGTTCGCGGAAATTTACGGTAGATTGACTAGCAAGATGGCCTTAGGGGGAGTAATTGGAGCGGTGGTACCTTTCTCGTTATTGTACTTCTTCCCAGAAGTAGTAGCCTTCAGAGCCTCTTTTCTAATATACTTCTTAACGTCCCTATATTCAACGTTCAAGTCGTTAGAACTGAGGGAAACCAAACCACCGAAGGCTGTAATATCGTTTGAGTTCACTCGCGAGTGGTTTATTGCAACCGTGATAGGTTCCCTAGTTTCAATTGCTTCTGGCATGGTAACGCCTTTCTATCCAGTCTTCGTTGCCTCGAAGTTCGAATTGAACGCTAATGACGTTATGCTTACTTACATTCCCTCTGCCATATCAGCCATTGGATCGCCCAGGATAGCTGGAATGTTCGACCCCCTTTACACGTTGGTTCTATTTAGTGCAATTGGCACCATAGGATCATTGACAATAGTTATAGGTGGCTTGGCACTAGCAGCCATTGGCTTAGCGTTAGTGGTCGGCGCCGTTGGTGGGTGTACTGTAGCTCAAGACGCATTGGTTGCTAAGGGCTGTAAGAGGTCATGCGGTTTCATGATAGGCCTCTATGCCGCCGTAACTCAATTCTTCATGGGTATAGGATCGCTAGTGGCTGGAATAATTTACTCGTATCGTGGCGATCTAGTTTTCGGTACCGCCGCCGTGGCGTTGTTCCTATCAACCGTTCTATCGGCGACCTTCTTAGGACTGAATGCTTTAAAGGGCGGAACCAGATCCTTATTTGGTCACAAGACGGGACATTAG